One genomic region from Microcella humidisoli encodes:
- a CDS encoding PPK2 family polyphosphate kinase yields the protein MDELLRARAGFRLDTIDCSTTPGIAADKKRASQLLAEGAEHLSDLQERLFAASRGGDTRRVLLVLQAMDTAGKGGIVRHVVGAVDPQGVQLAAFKKPTDEELAHHFLWRIEKRLPEVGMIGVFDRSHYEDVLIGRVRSLAPADEIERRYGEIVDFERRLADDGVSIVKVMLHISSDEQKARLQERLERPDKHWKYNPGDVDERMLWDDYQRAYQVAIERTDADHAPWFVVPANHKWYARLAVQSLLITALERIDPQWPVADFDVEVEKGRLAAT from the coding sequence ATGGACGAACTGCTGCGCGCCCGGGCCGGATTCCGCCTCGACACCATCGACTGCTCGACGACACCGGGCATCGCCGCCGACAAGAAGCGCGCCTCGCAGCTGCTCGCCGAGGGCGCCGAGCACCTCTCCGACCTGCAGGAGCGGCTGTTCGCCGCGAGCCGCGGCGGCGACACGCGGCGCGTGCTGCTCGTGCTGCAGGCCATGGACACCGCCGGGAAGGGCGGCATCGTCCGCCACGTCGTCGGCGCGGTCGACCCGCAGGGCGTGCAGCTCGCCGCGTTCAAGAAGCCCACCGACGAGGAGCTCGCCCACCACTTCCTGTGGCGCATCGAGAAGCGCCTGCCTGAGGTCGGCATGATCGGCGTCTTCGACCGTTCGCACTACGAAGACGTGCTCATCGGGCGCGTGCGCTCCCTCGCCCCCGCCGACGAGATCGAGCGGCGCTACGGCGAGATCGTCGATTTCGAGCGGCGGCTCGCCGACGACGGCGTCTCGATCGTGAAGGTCATGCTGCACATCAGCAGCGATGAGCAGAAGGCCCGACTGCAGGAGCGCCTCGAGCGCCCCGACAAGCACTGGAAGTACAACCCCGGCGACGTCGACGAGCGGATGCTGTGGGACGACTACCAGCGCGCCTACCAGGTCGCGATCGAGCGCACCGACGCCGACCACGCGCCCTGGTTCGTCGTGCCCGCGAACCACAAGTGGTACGCGCGCCTGGCGGTGCAGTCGCTGCTCATCACGGCGCTCGAACGCATCGACCCGCAGTGGCCCGTGGCCGACTTCGACGTCGAGGTCGAGAAGGGGCGGCTCGCCGCGACGTAG
- a CDS encoding FAD-dependent oxidoreductase produces MTKLRLAIVGAGPAGIYAADILLKHERSFDVSIDLFEQLPAPYGLVRYGVAPDHPRIKGIINALREVLDSGDIRIFGNVHYGTDITLDDLRRHYHAVIFSTGAIRDAALDIPGIDALGSYGAADFVSWYDGHPDVPREWPLEASSVAVIGNGNVALDVARVLAKHPEDLLPTEIPDNVYQGLVASPVTDVHVFGRRGPMQVKFTPLELRELGELRDVDMIVHEEDFDYDEASRRAIETNKQITVIDRIFTQWRARETGTASRRLHLHFYAKPLEVLTDAEGRVAGFRYERTRPDGHGGVEGTGEIREVAVQSVYRAVGYFGSPLDGIPFDERHGVIPNHEGQVLGDDNQKVPGVYATGWIKRGPVGLIGHTKSDAMETIQHLVTDQASWWNPSDPDEQSVVDLLDGRGVLYTNLDGWHRLDAHEQALGAPQGRERVKVVPRDEMIRISRD; encoded by the coding sequence ATGACCAAGCTCAGGCTCGCCATCGTCGGAGCAGGCCCGGCCGGTATCTACGCCGCCGACATCCTGCTCAAGCACGAGCGCTCGTTCGACGTCTCGATCGATCTCTTCGAGCAGCTGCCCGCCCCCTACGGCCTCGTGCGCTACGGCGTCGCACCCGACCACCCGCGCATCAAGGGCATCATCAACGCTCTGCGCGAGGTTCTCGACTCGGGCGATATCCGCATCTTCGGCAACGTGCACTATGGCACCGACATCACGCTCGACGACCTGCGCCGCCACTACCACGCGGTCATCTTCTCGACGGGGGCGATTCGGGATGCCGCTCTCGACATCCCCGGAATCGACGCGCTCGGCAGCTACGGCGCGGCCGATTTCGTCAGTTGGTACGACGGTCACCCCGACGTGCCCCGCGAGTGGCCGCTCGAGGCCTCGTCGGTCGCCGTCATCGGCAACGGCAACGTGGCGCTCGATGTCGCCCGCGTGCTCGCGAAGCACCCGGAAGACCTGCTGCCGACCGAGATTCCCGACAACGTGTATCAGGGCCTGGTCGCTTCGCCCGTCACCGACGTGCACGTCTTCGGGCGCCGCGGCCCCATGCAGGTGAAGTTCACGCCGCTCGAGCTGCGCGAGCTCGGCGAGCTGCGCGACGTCGACATGATCGTGCACGAGGAGGACTTCGACTACGACGAGGCCTCGCGCCGCGCGATCGAGACCAATAAGCAGATCACCGTCATCGACCGCATCTTCACGCAGTGGCGCGCGCGTGAGACGGGCACCGCCTCCCGCCGCTTGCACCTGCACTTCTACGCCAAGCCCCTCGAGGTGCTGACGGATGCCGAGGGCCGCGTCGCGGGGTTCCGCTACGAGCGCACGCGGCCCGATGGCCACGGCGGCGTCGAGGGCACGGGCGAGATCCGCGAGGTCGCGGTGCAGTCGGTCTACCGCGCGGTCGGCTACTTCGGGTCGCCGCTCGACGGCATCCCGTTTGACGAGCGTCACGGCGTCATCCCGAACCACGAGGGCCAGGTGCTCGGCGACGACAACCAGAAGGTACCGGGCGTCTACGCGACCGGGTGGATCAAGCGCGGGCCGGTCGGCCTCATCGGCCACACCAAGAGCGACGCGATGGAGACCATCCAGCACCTCGTCACCGACCAGGCGTCGTGGTGGAACCCGAGCGACCCCGACGAGCAGTCGGTCGTCGATCTGCTCGACGGCCGCGGCGTGCTCTACACGAACCTCGACGGCTGGCACCGCCTCGATGCGCACGAGCAGGCGCTCGGTGCGCCGCAGGGCCGCGAGCGCGTCAAGGTCGTGCCGCGCGACGAGATGATCCGCATCTCGCGCGACTGA
- a CDS encoding isochorismate synthase, translating to MPSAATGLALRAVTERVDDHDDLLSRADARHPLVALRRGDGIVGIGEVVRLTFSGPDRVRDAAAAWRAIASAAEVVDPVHRPGTGLVAMGAFAFADGSSAPSVLVVPELIIGRHDGVSWVTRITRQGGEVGAVELPDPQPIGERPRATLAAASLSREEFTAVVGRAVDAIRAGRIEKVVIARDATASIPPDADRRALLHELADRYPDCLTFAVDGHIGASPETLVSVHGGEASARVLAGSTARGASAADDAAAAAQLATSTKDLDEHAFAVHSVLDALRPHVRAVTASDLPFTLKLPNLWHLATDVEMQLGESSSALDLVAALHPTAAVAGSPTDAALALIAELEPFDRGRYAGPVGWIDQDGDGEWVIALRCARIDDDGLLTAYAGAGIVADSDPDSELAETRMKFRPIADALR from the coding sequence ATCCCCTCTGCCGCGACCGGGCTGGCCCTGCGCGCGGTGACCGAGCGGGTCGACGACCACGACGACCTGCTCTCGCGCGCCGACGCCCGGCACCCGCTCGTCGCGCTGCGCCGCGGCGACGGCATCGTCGGCATCGGCGAGGTCGTGCGGCTGACGTTCAGCGGCCCCGATCGGGTGCGGGATGCGGCGGCCGCGTGGCGCGCGATCGCCAGTGCCGCCGAGGTGGTCGACCCTGTTCACCGGCCCGGCACCGGCCTCGTCGCGATGGGCGCCTTCGCCTTCGCCGACGGCTCGAGCGCGCCGAGCGTGCTCGTCGTGCCCGAGCTCATCATCGGCCGCCACGACGGCGTGAGCTGGGTCACGCGCATCACCCGGCAGGGCGGGGAGGTCGGGGCTGTCGAGCTGCCCGATCCGCAGCCGATCGGCGAGCGCCCGCGGGCGACCCTCGCCGCGGCCTCGCTGAGCCGCGAGGAGTTCACAGCGGTCGTCGGTCGCGCCGTCGATGCCATTCGCGCCGGGCGGATCGAGAAGGTCGTCATCGCGCGCGATGCGACGGCGAGCATCCCGCCCGATGCCGACCGCCGCGCGCTGCTGCACGAACTCGCCGACCGCTACCCCGACTGCCTCACCTTCGCCGTCGACGGGCACATCGGCGCGAGCCCCGAGACCCTCGTGAGCGTGCACGGCGGCGAGGCGAGCGCGCGCGTGCTCGCGGGCAGCACGGCCCGGGGCGCGAGCGCCGCCGACGATGCCGCCGCGGCGGCCCAGCTCGCCACGAGCACGAAAGACCTCGACGAGCACGCCTTCGCGGTGCACAGCGTGCTCGACGCGCTGCGCCCCCACGTGCGCGCTGTGACAGCGAGCGACCTGCCGTTCACGCTCAAGCTGCCCAACCTGTGGCACCTCGCGACCGATGTCGAGATGCAGCTCGGCGAGTCGTCGAGCGCCCTCGATCTCGTCGCGGCGCTGCACCCCACCGCCGCGGTCGCCGGGTCGCCGACGGATGCGGCGCTCGCGCTCATCGCCGAACTCGAGCCCTTCGACCGCGGCCGCTATGCCGGGCCCGTGGGCTGGATCGACCAGGACGGCGACGGCGAGTGGGTCATCGCGCTGCGCTGCGCGCGCATCGACGACGACGGGCTGCTGACGGCCTACGCCGGCGCGGGCATCGTCGCCGACAGCGATCCCGACTCCGAGCTCGCCGAGACGCGCATGAAGTTCCGGCCGATCGCGGACGCCCTCCGGTAG
- a CDS encoding class I SAM-dependent methyltransferase gives MTRADLSKTPREVAAMFDGVARGYDRTNAVLSVGNAALWRIATVRAVDPQPGERILDIAAGTGTSSVALAKSGAEVIALDFSQGMVDEGRRRNPGLQFVQGDAEKLPFGDAEFDAVTISFGLRNVQHPQVALAEMHRVLKPGGRVVICEFSRPPLGVLRAGYHAYLRHVMPLIAGAASSNPEAYRYLFESIRDWPDQTVLSQWLRAARFTRVGYRNLSWGVVALHRGRKPAGASAQ, from the coding sequence GTGACGAGAGCAGATCTGTCGAAGACACCGCGCGAGGTCGCGGCGATGTTCGATGGCGTCGCGCGAGGCTATGACCGCACGAATGCCGTGCTCTCGGTCGGCAACGCCGCGCTGTGGCGCATCGCGACCGTGCGCGCGGTCGACCCCCAGCCCGGCGAGCGCATCCTCGACATCGCGGCCGGCACGGGCACGAGCTCGGTCGCCCTCGCCAAGAGCGGCGCCGAGGTCATCGCCCTCGACTTCTCGCAGGGCATGGTCGACGAGGGCCGCCGCCGCAACCCCGGGCTGCAGTTCGTGCAGGGCGACGCCGAGAAGCTTCCGTTCGGCGACGCCGAGTTCGATGCCGTCACGATCAGCTTCGGACTGCGCAACGTGCAGCACCCGCAGGTCGCGCTCGCCGAGATGCACCGCGTGCTCAAGCCCGGCGGCCGCGTCGTGATCTGCGAGTTCTCGCGCCCGCCGCTCGGCGTGCTGCGCGCGGGCTACCACGCCTACCTGCGCCACGTCATGCCGCTCATCGCGGGGGCCGCGAGCTCGAACCCCGAGGCCTACCGCTACCTGTTCGAGTCGATCCGCGATTGGCCCGATCAGACCGTGCTGAGCCAGTGGCTGCGAGCGGCGCGCTTCACCCGCGTGGGCTACCGCAATCTCTCGTGGGGCGTCGTCGCCCTGCACCGCGGTCGCAAGCCCGCCGGTGCCTCCGCGCAGTAA
- a CDS encoding polyprenyl synthetase family protein, whose protein sequence is MTRLPPLARRSKTLSASLGLGEKLFASSEERRFADAIETGLVEVEEGLLREVAFADDMADVTSRYLLEAGGKRIRPVLTLLTAQLGEGNNASVITAAQAVEITHLASLYHDDVMDEAEMRRGVPSAQNVWGNSVAILTGDLLFARASKLVAGLGEGAIKLQADTFERLCLGQLHETIGPRPGDDPIEHYLQVLADKTGSLIAAAAQMGVIFSNAPEQYAAPVVAFGEKIGVAFQLIDDVIDLAEPEEETGKAQGTDLRSGVATLPLLFLRRAAHTDPEAAALLARIERTVEAEVGHGSTAIDAVDEELAAAIAELRAHAVTAETLDEARRWADEAVAALAPLPEGPVKLALTKFAEAVVERST, encoded by the coding sequence TTGACCCGCCTCCCTCCGCTGGCTCGTCGCAGCAAGACACTGAGCGCGTCGCTCGGGCTCGGCGAGAAGCTGTTCGCCTCGAGCGAGGAGCGCCGGTTCGCCGACGCGATCGAAACCGGCCTCGTCGAGGTCGAGGAGGGCCTGCTGCGCGAGGTCGCCTTCGCCGACGACATGGCCGACGTCACCTCGCGCTATCTGCTCGAGGCCGGCGGCAAGCGCATCCGCCCCGTGCTCACGCTGCTCACCGCCCAGCTCGGCGAGGGCAACAACGCCTCGGTCATCACGGCCGCGCAGGCCGTCGAGATCACGCACCTCGCCTCGCTCTACCACGACGACGTCATGGACGAGGCCGAGATGCGCCGCGGGGTCCCTTCCGCGCAGAACGTGTGGGGCAATTCGGTCGCGATCCTCACGGGCGACCTGCTCTTCGCGCGTGCGAGCAAGCTCGTGGCGGGCCTCGGTGAGGGCGCCATCAAGCTGCAGGCCGACACCTTCGAGCGACTGTGCCTCGGCCAGTTGCACGAGACCATCGGTCCGCGCCCCGGTGACGATCCGATCGAGCACTACCTGCAGGTGCTCGCCGACAAGACGGGCTCGCTCATCGCGGCGGCCGCGCAGATGGGCGTGATCTTCTCGAACGCGCCCGAGCAGTACGCGGCTCCGGTCGTCGCCTTCGGCGAGAAGATCGGCGTCGCCTTCCAGCTCATCGACGACGTCATCGACCTCGCCGAGCCCGAGGAGGAGACCGGCAAGGCGCAGGGCACCGATCTGCGCAGCGGCGTTGCCACGCTGCCGCTGCTCTTCCTGCGCCGCGCCGCGCACACCGACCCCGAGGCCGCCGCGCTGCTCGCCCGCATCGAGCGCACGGTCGAGGCCGAGGTGGGTCACGGCTCGACCGCGATCGACGCCGTCGACGAGGAGCTCGCGGCCGCGATCGCTGAGCTGCGTGCCCACGCGGTCACCGCCGAGACCCTCGACGAGGCTCGGCGCTGGGCCGACGAGGCCGTCGCCGCGCTCGCGCCCCTGCCGGAGGGTCCCGTCAAGCTGGCCCTGACCAAGTTCGCCGAAGCGGTCGTCGAGCGCAGCACCTAA